The proteins below are encoded in one region of Apium graveolens cultivar Ventura chromosome 4, ASM990537v1, whole genome shotgun sequence:
- the LOC141717168 gene encoding signaling peptide TAXIMIN 2-like, protein MGDGDGNCECRPLGFLIGLPFAVLALILSLLGAVIWILGSIVSCVCPCCCCCAGLLNLAVALVKLPINVVRWFTKKIPC, encoded by the exons ATGGGAGATGGAGATGGAAATTGCGAATGCAGGCCCCTGGGTTTCTTAATAGGATTACCATTTGCAGTTCTAGCTCTGATTTTATCTCTACTTGGTGCTGTTATCTGGATCCTTGG ATCTATAGTGAGTTGTGTGTGCCCGTGTTGTTGCTGCTGTGCCGGACTTTTGAATCTGGCTGTTGCCCTTGTTAAGCTTCCCATCAATGTAGTCAGATGGTTCACCAAAAAAATCCCTTGTTAA